From a region of the Danaus plexippus chromosome 22 unlocalized genomic scaffold, MEX_DaPlex mxdp_27, whole genome shotgun sequence genome:
- the LOC116773647 gene encoding basement membrane-specific heparan sulfate proteoglycan core protein-like, whose product MTPSGLLIFSSLLTRTLCVIAPQIPDFKTGDRKVINTPFWHEVFTEVYEEQEEEATTTSEPLPFFEDDASTNNVTAQMGSRVHLHCRVHDLGEKTISWVKRRGEDLHLLSFGRHTYSADSRYSLAFEHPNDWRLLIQYVSERDEGYYECQISTHPPLVRRVHLTVVVPKVEIIDERGRPLHDKFYKEGSIIELRCIVSEVPQPARQVSWKHGGRLLNYDTKRGGVSVKTEATSNGALSRLYIANAVRNDSGNYTCSLADVAASAVSVHVLRGENPLAMQRGGASVLHPTLVLLSCYVS is encoded by the exons ATTTCAAGACCGGTGACAGAAAAGTCATAAATACTCCATTCTGGCACGAAGTTTTTACGGAAGTGTACGAAGAGCAAGAGGAAGAAGCAACCACTACGTCAGAACCTCTGCCATTCTTTGAAGATGATGCGTCCACTAATAACGTGACAGCTCAGATGGGAAGCAGAGTCCACTTGCATTGTCGTGTCCATGATTTGGGTGAAAAAACG ATATCCTGGGTTAAACGTCGGGGAGAAGATCTTCATCTACTTTCGTTTGGTCGCCACACATATTCTGCAGATTCAAGATATTCCTTGGCGTTTGAGCATCCTAATGATTGGCGGTTGCTTATTCAGTATGTGAGTGAAAGAGATGAAGGTTACTATGAGTGCCAGATATCTACACACCCACCTCTAGTTAGAAGAGTTCACCTCACAGTTGTCG tacCCAAAGTTGAAATAATAGACGAAAGAGGTCGACCACTTCATGACAAATTCTACAAAGAAGGTTCTATAATAGAGCTTAGGTGTATTGTCAGCGAAGTACCTCAACCCGCGCGGCAAGTTAGTTGGAAACACGGTGGAAGACTTTTGAATTATGATACCAAAAGAGGGGGAGTAAG TGTGAAGACAGAAGCAACATCAAATGGTGCGTTGTCTCGTCTGTACATCGCGAACGCAGTCAGAAACGATTCTGGTAACTATACCTGCTCGTTGGCTGATGTCGCAGCCTCTGCTGTCTCAGTTCATGTTTTGAGGg gTGAAAACCCGCTCGCAATGCAGCGAGGAGGTGCCTCTGTACTTCACCCCACACTGGTTTTGTTAAGTTGTTACGTTAGCTGA